GTATTCCCGAGATAAATGCTACTATGTTGGGACTCTCCTGTTATGTCATCTAGTAACGgttagcattttttttaattatatcaCTTTTGTCATATCGGACGCAATATATTTTCTCTTACGGCGTCGATGTATCTTCACTGATTTCAGTGAATTGATTTGTATATTCAACCGTGACAACGGCGCCTCCCTCCGAAGTTATCTCTTTCCAAGGGGGCTAACATCAAGTTGACAACAGGACCCCCCACGGCATCTGCGCGCATCTCTCCCAAGACGTCAGGCCGTGTCCGAGAGGGGCAAACATGTGGAGCCCCGGACCAACGACCCTGCAGTTCTTGGTGAAATCCGTGAAACATGCAGCGGGAAAAGGGCAGATTCAGCTCAGCCGGTGGATACAGAGGACCACGCCGGAGGCGATAGACTGCGATAAAATAGACATCCTCATATGCAACGCGTTTGACGAGCGGGGCGCATCGGGGAAGCCCGAGGTAGCTCTGGAAGGCGTCAGCGACACCGGGTCGCTCTATGCGGCAGCGGTCTTCAGGCATCCGTGCTGTATCACCACCTGTTGCTTCAAGAGCGCGGTGCTGGCATGCATCCTGACCGCCGTGTGCTTCTCGTCCGTGGCCCTCGTCCGCCAGTACCTCAAAGACCTGTTGCTCTGGGTCGAAAGTTTGGACAGCCTGGTCGGAGCACTCCTTTTCATAGTCGGACTGATCACCGTGTCTTTCCCCTGCGGCTGGGGGTACATCGTCCTGAACGTGGCGGCGGGCTACCTGTACGGGTTCGTCCTGGGCATGGGTCTGGTCATGGTCGGGGTTCTCATCGGAACATTTGTTTCGCATATGGTGTGTAAGCGCCTACTGACAGACTGGGTCCGCAACAAGGTCGGGGGCAACGAGCAACTCAGCGCCGTCATCAGGGTCGTGGAGGGGGGCAGCGGACTTAAAATCGTGGCCTTAGCGAGACTCACGCCGATACCCTTCGGGCTCCAGAACGCGGTGTTCTCGGTGAGTATGCCAAGAATGCTCAGCTGTCAGAAAAAAAGTAACTGTCAAACTATTGTTATGGGTGGTAAATCATGCCAAGGGTGGGGTGGTAGATCAGATTATTTCAGGTTATTCTAGTTTACAAACTTGTCTGGCTCGGTTTGGTAGAacggtgtagtgtgtgtgtgtgtgtgtgtgtgtgtaccccctgTAATTAGCCTCAACTATTCCAAAGTGATTGGCAGAAGCGTGCTGTCTTTGGCATCCGTGCCTGAGGGGATTTCATCATGTCTAGCTAGTTGTTCCATGAAGTCATCCTCACCTTTAGCCCAGGTGACTGACAGAtgacagacactctctcacacacacacacacacacacacacacacacacacactcaaacaaacacacacatgaagtcgAATGAAGTCATCTTCACCTTTAGCCCAGGTAACTGACAGATGACAGACGAGTGACTGAGGCAACCACTGCTGGCGAAACCTGTGCTCTTCTGgtgctggtacacacacactctctcacacacacacacacacacacgcgcacacaagtGTCCAACACTGACTCCATTCCTAGTTCACACTCCAGAtgcaggcccacacacacacacacacacacacacgcccttagATTCACCCAAGTGTCCAACACTGACTCCATTCCTAGTTCACACTCcagatgcaggcacacacacacacacacacacacacacacacacacacacacacacacacacacacacacacgcccttagATTCACCCAAGTGTCCAACACTGACTCCATTCCTAGTTCACACTCCAGATGCagggccactcacacacactcaaacacacacacacacacacacacagcctctacaCCCAAAGCTTTCATGCATTCCAGGTCTGCTCCTTATTAAGCGTTGTTGAATCTCTACGGCTCCTCCTGGTCTCAGTGAGGGCTGAGAGTACGGTTCAGTGGCCAGCCAATCAGACGTCCCGTATCGCAGACTGGCAGGTGTCGCCGTGGCCAAGGACATGTGTGCTCTGTTcgtcaccgtgtgtgtgtgtgtgtgtgtgtgtgctctctgctcgtgtgtgtgtgtgtgtgtgtgtgtgcgctctctgCTCGTCACCGACAGGTCTTTGACCCTCAGGGGCCGGTCTAAATCATTTATCTCTCAGTATTATCagcctcacccacacacacacacacacacacacactcagtattagcagcctcacacacacacacacactcagtattagcagcctcactcacacacacatatacacacactcagtattagcagcctcactcacacacacatacacacactcagtattaGCAGCCTCAACTACATTACTGATTACAGcgcagcctccacacacacacacacacacacacacacacactcagtattaGCAGCCTCAACTACACCACTGATACACTACACTGGCTGGAGTGTAGACGGAAGTtaagcagtttgtgtgtgtgtgtgaggggggggtgaAGTTAAGCATCaatgtatgtttattttttttaattgtgtgcAGTGCTGCTCTGTGAGGACTGGACAGGGAGGTCCCAGAAAGTGCCAAAGTGAGCTGAGGCACTATGGAGATttaactgcgtgtgtgtgtgtgtgtgtgtgtgtgtgtgtgtgtgtgtgtgtgtgtgtgtgtgtgtgtggcagactcTATGGAGATGAAATGAACTTTGactgcgcacgtgtgtgtgtgtgtgtgtgtgtgtgtgtgtgtgtgtggcagactcTATGGAGATGAAATGAACTTTGactgcgcacgtgtgtgtgtggcagactcTATGGAGATGAAATTAACTCGCTGTGTAAGGCTTGCACTGGCGGTTGGCTTAGGCAGGTAtcctagacaaacacacacactcacactcacacacacactcacactcacgcacactagACAAACACAGCGCCCTTTGGGTTTCAGTGCAGTGGGTTAGATGCTGTTTCAGTGCAGTGGGTGAGATGCTGTTAGATGCTGTTTCAGTGCAGTGGGTTAGATGCTGTTAGATGCTGTGAGATGCTGTTTCAGTGCAGTGGGTTAGATGCTGTTAGATGCTGTTTCAGTGCAGTGGGTGAGATGCTGTTAGATGCTGTTTCAGTGCAGTGGGTTAGATGCTGTTAGATGCTGTGAGATGCTGTTTCAGTGCAGTGGGTTAGATGCTGTGAGATGCTGTTTCAGTGCAGTGGGTTAGATGCTGTTTCAGTGCAGTGGGTGAGATGCTGTTagatgctgtttcagtgctgtggatTAGATGCTGTTAGATGCTGTTTCAGTGCAGTGGATTAGATGCTGTTTCAGTGCAGTGGGTTAGATGCTGTTTCAGTGCAGTGGGTTAGATGCTGTTTCAGTGCAGTGGGTTAGATGCTGTTTCAGTGCAGTGGGTTAGATGCTGTTTCAGTGCAGTGGGTTAGATGCTGTGAGATGCTGTTAGATGCTGTGAGATGCTGTTTCAGTGCAGTGGGTTAGATGCTGTTAGATGCTGTTTCAGTGCAGTGGGTGAGATGCTGTTAGATGCGGTTTCAGTGCAGTGGGTTAGATGCTGTTAGATGCTGTTTCAGTGCAGTGGGTTAGATGCTGTTTCAGTGCAGTGATGCTGTTAGATGCTGTTAGATGCTGTTTCAGTGCAGTGATGCTGTTAGATGCTGTTAGATGCTGTTTCAGTGCAGTGGGTTCGATGCTGTTTCAGTGCAGTGGGTTCGATGCTGTTTCAGTGCAGTGATGCTGTTTCAGTGCAGTGATGCTGTTAGATGCTGTTTCAGTGCAGTGGGTTAGATGCTGTTTCAGTGCAGTGATGCTGTTTCAGTGCAGTGGGTTAGATGCTGTTAGATGCTGTTTCAGTGCAGTGGGTTAGATGCTGTTAGATGCTGTTTCAGTGCAGTGAGTTCGATGCTGTTAGATGCTGTTTCAGTGCAGTGGGTTAGATGCTGTTTCAGTGCAGTGGGTTAGATGCTGTTAGATGCTGTTTCAGTGCAGTGATGCTGTTAGATGCTGTTTCAAGCAGGTTGGGGGGGCATGAACTGAGGGGCTTGTTGTAAGAAGCACTGATTGGTTTAAAGCAGCTGGAAGTAAACTAACCAGCTCTGGTTCTGAGTGTGAAGTTGTGCCGCTCCCATAGACCCGTTTATCTGCCTTTATGGGTTGACTGGTTTATCCCGTAGCCCTGACCCTTTATGGGTTGACTGGGGACACATTGGGCTCATGCCTCGCAGGGCTGGTATGacgggtgtgtaagtgtgtgtgtgagtgtgtgtgtgtgaagtcgtGCACGTTGGGCTCCATGCCTCTCAGGGCTggtataacgtgtgtgtgtgtgtgtgtgtgtgtgtgtgtgtgtgtgtgttgtggtgtgtggtgtgtgtgtgtggtgtgtggtgtgtgtgtgtgtgtgtgtgtgctggtgtgtgtgtgtgtgtgtgtggtgtgtgtgtgtgtgtgtgaagtcgtGCACGTTGGGCTCATGCCTTCGCAGGGCTGGTTTGACGGGTGTGAGACGCTTCCTTGTTTATGAGGGTGAAACCCATTGCATAGCCTACACCTTTTCAGCTTGAGCCGTGAGATGGTGCGCTTCCAAAAAGCCATCACTTCTGCGCCACCCCTCTGGCATTTTGCCCCCTAGGCAACCGCCTACATCACATGTGCCGCGGGCCGGCCGGCCCTGACTAACCGGTACCCTCTGGTGATCTGGTTGGTGAAGTCGTGCTGGAAaagtttttctttcattttggcTGGCAGGTCCGATCCAGACCACGCATCTGCCGAGTGCATAGGCTCggctaaacgtgtgtgtgtgtgtgtgtgtgtgtgtgtgtgtgtgtgtcactatatGGAAGCTCTCAGCTTGTCTTTTTGCTGGAGATGCATTAGACTGGGTTACAGCagcgtttgtgttttttatgttgaggtgtgtgtgtctgtgtctgtgtctgtgtctgtgtctgtgtcaacaGCCTGTATGGAAGCTCTCAGAAGTCGTCATGAactagcctctgtgtgtgtgtgtgtgtgtgtgtgtgtgtgtgtttgtgtgtcactatATGGAAGCTCTCAGCTTGTCTTTTTGCTGGAGATGCATTAGACTGGGTTACAGCagcgtttgtgttttttatgttgaggtgtgtgtgtctgtgtgtgtgtgtgtgtctctgtgtgtgtgtgtgtgtggggatgtgtgtctctctgtgtgtgtgtctgtgtgtgtgtctgtgtgtgtgtggggatgtgtgtctctgtgtgtgtgtgtgtgtggtctgtgtctctgtgtgtgtgtgtgtgtgtgggggggggggatgtgtctctgtgtgtgtgtgtgtggggatgtgtctgtgtctgtgtgtgtgtgtgtgtgtgtgtgtgtgtctgtgtctctctgtgtgtgtgtgtgtgtgtgggggggggggggggatgttgtcTCCACTCAGATTTCCTCCCTCCCACCACAGTCAGGTTATTTAATATTTAGTTGTGTGTGAAGACACAAGGTCAGGGAGTCGGCGTGGCAACCGTCTACCTCATGAGGTAAAGGAATGTGTGAGGAGATGATGACATGAACGTGACGTACAGTTGATAGAGAGTGTGGAgaccccagcccagcccagaccaGTCAGCCCAGCCCAGACCAGTTAGTCCAGCCGAGACCAGTTAGTCCAgaccagtccagtccagcccagcccagtcccGCCCATCCCAGCCAAGTCAAGTCTAGTCCAGTTCAGTTAGTCCAGCCGAGACCAGTTAGTCCAGCCGAGACCAGTTAGTCCAGCCGAGACCAGTTAGTCCAGCCGAGACCAGTTAGTCCAgaccagtccagtccagcccaTCCCAGCCAAGTCAAGTCTAGTCCAGTTCAGTtagtccagcccagcccagaccaGTTAGCCCAGACCAGTTAGCCCAGTCCAGTCAGATTTCACCTCATGTTCCGCCAAAGCCAAAGAAGCTCCTCTGGATAGACGCTCAAAGGAGAGGGACGCTGGAGCgagcgcgagtgtgtgtgtgtgtgtgtgtgtgtgtgtgtgtgtgtgtgtgtgtgtgtgtgtttgtgtgtgtgttgggttatgtattgtgttgtttcGTTTTTAATCAGTGTACCAGTTGTGCAAGTGGAAAATTGCATTCTGCTTTAATTCCTCTTCATTTCCAGCAGcacatgacgtgtgtgtgtgtgtgtgtgtgtgtgtgtgtgtgtgtgtgtgtgtgtgtgtgtgtgtgtgtgtgtgtgtgtgtgtgtgtgtgtgtgtgtgtgtgcgtgctctttACCTCAGTGCTCTCAGTCAAATTAGTTAAAGCACTGAATAAACATGAGGGAACCAATCtacaacacgcacgcacgcacgcacgcacgcacgcacgcacgcacgcacgcacgcacgcaaggtCACCTCGGGGTCAAATAGGACAGGTGCCCAGCACAAGGTCACCTCGGGGTCAAATAGGACAGGTCACCTAGGGGTCAAATAGGACAGGTCACCTAGGGGTCAAATAGGACTGGTGCCCAGCATAAGGTCAGCTTGGGGTCAGCTATCAGGAGGTCTGCCAATTAAGTGTGTTACTAGGGTAACCACGATCTTTCCTCATGTgcgtgtgatgtgatgtgatgtgtagtTATAGACACTGTCCatcatgcacgtgtgtgtgtgtgtctgtctgtgtgttgtgtgtgtgtgtgtgtgtggtgtgtgctgtgtgctgtgctgtgtagttATAGACACTGTCCATCACGCAGACCATATTAGTACGCACTTGTATGTAGGTTACACGCTCTTCTGCAgactgtgtgcggtgtgtgtgtgtgtgtgtgtgtgtgtgtgtgtgctcactcctgtgtgtgtgtgtgtgtgtgtgttcgtgtgtgtgtgtgcaagagagagtgtgtgtgtgtgtgtgcgagagagtgtgtgtgtgtgcaagagagagagagtgtgtgtgtgtgtgtgtgtgtgtgtttgcacagttcCCTCATGCTGGAGTTGTGAGGCAAAAGCCCTGCGGCCGCTCAACTTATTATTACTGCTGTTCATGTGGcgagcaggctgtgtgtgtgtgtgtgtgtgtgtgtgtgtgtgtgtgtgtgtgtgtgtgtgtgtgtgtgatgagcaggccctgtgtgtgtgtgtgtgtgtgtgtgtgtgtgtgtgtgtgtgtgtatgtgtgtgtgatgagcaggccctgtgtgtgtgtgtggcgagcggcgagcagatgcttttatgcaGGATGGATGATTTGCATTGCTTCTATTTGACGTCAGCTCCAGACAGGCAGCAAGGCAGCCAGGCAAACTCTACCCTTCtatactcactgtgtgtgtgtactctgccCTACtatactcactgtgtgtgtgtgtgtgtgtgtactctaccCTTCtatactcactgtgtgtgtgtgtgtgtgtgtgtactctaccCTTCtatactcactgtgtgtgtgtgtgtgtgtgtgtgtgtgtgtgtgtgtgtgtgtttgtgtgtactctACCTTCATTGGTCCACTTCAGACTGTTTGCCCAGTGTTTCCAACTCCAGTCCAGACTTTGGTTTAATGTTCAAGCCTCCtctctaagggtgtgtgtgtgtgtgtgtgtgtctgtgtgtctgtgtgtgttagccagCCAGCCACTCCTCTCTAAGGGAGACTGTCTATTCTGCTATGTGGTCTGGATCCATggcactgaatgtgtgtgtgctattcccggttgtgtgtgtgtgtgttgaggtatCATTTCCTCAGAGGCTGCAGAGAcgcaggcggtgtgtgtgtgtgtgtgtgtgtgttgagatgcagacggtgtgtgtgtgtgtgttgagatgcagacggtgtgtatgtgtgtgtgagtaagtgtgtgtatgttgaaatgcaggttgtgtgtgtgtgtgtgtgtgtgtgtgtgttaagatgcagggtgtgtgtgttaatcctcTGCCTCCACTGGTCCTGGTTGTCCTCCAACCCAGAAGGGTTTAGGAGCGGAGCAAAGCTTTCTACCCAGGGGGGGTCCAATCCCCAAATCAAACTAAtgtccacataaacacactgcagagtcacaccctggtgtgtgtgtgtgtgtgtgtggtgtgtgtgtgtgtgtgtgtgtgtgtgtgtgtgtgtgtgtgtgtgttttgtaaaggGTCATGATCAGGCTTTAGAGGCGTGTTCAGCTGTTTAGTAGGTAGAAGTTGGGGGGCTTTgctctggtgtgtttgtgtgtgtgtcgagtacgttcaggtgtgtgtgtgtgtgtgtgtgggggggggtacgttcaggtgtgtgtgtgtgtgtgtgtgtgtgtggggggtacgTTCAGAGGTCTGTTCTGCCTGGGGGGGTAAGCACTTTTCCTGAGTGGCGAGTGTGTATTTCagtggggcagtgtgtgtgtgtgtgtgtgtgtgtgtgtgtgtgtgtgtgtgtgtgtgtgtgtgtgtgtgtgtgtgtgtgtgtgtgtgtgtgtgtgtgtgagtggcgagTGTGTATTTCAGTGGGGCAGGCACTTTCCTGAGTACTGCACATTAAGCCTGTAACCCAAACCAGCCTAGACTGCCATCCcggcagaaaagaaaaaaaactatctttgtgcgtgtgcgtgcgtgcgtgcgtgcgtgcgtgcgtgcgtgcgtgcgtgcgtgcgtgcgtgcgtgcgtgcgtgcgtgcgtgcgtgcgtgcgtgcgtgcgtgcgtgcgtgtgtgtgtgtgtgtgtgagaaagagagggagcgagatgGTTACACATTTGTGTAtatacgcgcacgcacacacacttccacttttgtgtgtgtgtgtgtctgagttggaGGTACATTGCTTTATTTACAGTCATGATAAGtctttaaggtgtgtgtgtgtgtgtgacagactagCGGTCTGGGCTGGCCAATAGCGTTCAGTGACCAGCAGTCTGAATGCAGGAGAGCCCAGCCTTAGCAGACCGTTAGCGTGCTACTAAGCTATAAGCTATTCTATAGACCAGCCTTAGCAGGCCGTTAGCGTGCTGCTAAGCTATAAGCTATTCTATAGACCAGCCTTAGCAGGCCGTTAGCGTGCTGCTAAGCTATAAGCTATTCTATAGACCAGCCTTAGCAGGCCGTTAGCGTGCTGCTAAGCTATAAGCTATTCTATAGACCAGCCTTAGCAGGCCGTTAGCGTGCTGCTAA
The sequence above is drawn from the Clupea harengus chromosome 19, Ch_v2.0.2, whole genome shotgun sequence genome and encodes:
- the tmem64 gene encoding transmembrane protein 64; the encoded protein is MWSPGPTTLQFLVKSVKHAAGKGQIQLSRWIQRTTPEAIDCDKIDILICNAFDERGASGKPEVALEGVSDTGSLYAAAVFRHPCCITTCCFKSAVLACILTAVCFSSVALVRQYLKDLLLWVESLDSLVGALLFIVGLITVSFPCGWGYIVLNVAAGYLYGFVLGMGLVMVGVLIGTFVSHMVCKRLLTDWVRNKVGGNEQLSAVIRVVEGGSGLKIVALARLTPIPFGLQNAVFSITDVSLPSYLVASSVGLLPTQLLNSYLGTTLRTMEDVIAEQSVSGYFVFSLQIVISIGLMFYVVHRAQLELNAAIAACQMELKTSYQNGGAGGGHAGPPYCSKRSAAGIGVNIV